Proteins encoded together in one Coffea arabica cultivar ET-39 chromosome 2c, Coffea Arabica ET-39 HiFi, whole genome shotgun sequence window:
- the LOC113727259 gene encoding cytochrome P450 87A3-like, which produces MLFACAIIALIIVLFSHWVYRWRNPKCNGVLPPGSMGLPIIGETIEYFTPYASDDVPPFVQKRAARYGPIFRTSIVGQPVVVSTDADFNFRVFQQEGNAFQIWYTESLFQIIGKQSVLAHHGGFHKYLKSLTFKLVSPEALREKLIYEMDASTQESLSSWSKLGKLDAKDGTSELVFKYAAKKMLGYEESKDQQKLRDSYKAFMDGLISFPLNIPGTPFHDCLQGRKKAMKVIHDIFEKKRSGNDTSKDFVDHLLEQIEKEDTILNEEIARDLVFLFLFAAHETTSTALTVALRYLDGHPRVMAELKREHENILQMRETEGSAISWKEYKSMTFTHMVINETLRLANITPGILRKVVKEVEVKGYTIPAGWTVMVCPSTVHLDPNVYENPHEFNPWRWEGKELHMGSKNFMAFAGGTRLCVGADYAKVQMSIFLHYLVTKYTWRVTNGAERIRTPTGICYPKGLHMEISENK; this is translated from the exons ATGTTGTTTGCTTGTGCTATTATTGCTCTCATTATTGTGCTTTTCAGCCACTGGGTATACAGATGGAGAAACCCCAAGTGTAACGGCGTATTACCGCCAGGCTCGATGGGATTACCAATTATAGGAGAAACAATTGAGTACTTCACCCCTTATGCATCGGATGATGTTCCACCATTCGTACAAAAAAGAGCGGCTAG GTACGGACCAATTTTTCGCACGAGTATAGTTGGGCAGCCAGTCGTTGTATCAACTGATGCTGACTTCAACTTCCGCGTCTTCCAGCAAGAAGGTAATGCTTTCCAAATTTGGTATACTGAGAGTCTCTTCCAGATAATTGGGAAACAAAGTGTACTTGCCCATCATGGAGGCTTCCACAAGTACCTCAAGAGCTTAACGTTCAAGCTTGTTAGCCCCGAAGCCTTAAGAGAGAAGCTAATATATGAAATGGATGCCAGCACTCAAGAATCTCTAAGTTCTTGGAGTAAACTTGGAAAATTAGATGCTAAAGATGGAACATCAGAG TTGGTATTTAAATATGCTGCCAAGAAGATGCTTGGCTATGAAGAAAGCAAGGATCAGCAAAAATTGAGAGACAGTTATAAGGCATTCATGGATGGCTTGATCTCATTTCCTCTCAACATCCCTGGAACACCGTTCCATGATTGCTTACAA GGACGTAAGAAAGCAATGAAGGTCATCCACGACATCTTTGAGAAGAAGCGCTCGGGCAATGACACTTCGAAAGACTTCGTGGACCATTTACTTGAGCAAATAGAGAAAGAAGACACTAttttgaatgaagaaattgcGAGGGACCTGGTATTTTTGTTTCTATTTGCTGCCCATGAAACGACTTCAACAGCTTTGACTGTGGCCTTGAGGTATCTAGATGGCCATCCACGTGTTATGGCTGAACTAAAG AGAGAGCATGAAAATATTCTTCAAATGCGAGAAACAGAAGGTTCTGCTATTTCTTGGAAAGAGTACAAGTCTATGACTTTCACACACATG GTTATAAATGAAACACTTAGGCTTGCAAATATTACTCCTGGGATTTTGCGCAAAGTTGTCAAGGAAGTTGAAGTAAAAG GGTATACAATTCCTGCTGGCTGGACGGTAATGGTTTGTCCATCAACTGTTCATTTGGATCCTAATGTATATGAAAACCCCCATGAATTTAACCCATGGCGATGGGAG GGCAAAGAATTACACATGGGATCAAAAAATTTCATGGCATTTGCTGGTGGTACGAGGCTTTGCGTTGGTGCTGACTATGCCAAGGTGCAGATGTCAATTTTTCTGCATTACTTGGTCACAAAATACAC CTGGAGAGTTACCAACGGGGCAGAGAGAATCCGGACACCTACTGGTATTTGTTACCCCAAGGGATTGCACATGGAGATTTCAGAGAACAAATAG